The sequence ACCTGCCGACGAAGACCTCCGGGAAGATCGACCGCGACGCACTCCCCTGGCCGCTCCCTCAGACCTCGGTCGACACGGCCGACGGCGGCATGACGCCCGACGAGCTGCTCCTCGCCGCCGACTGGCAGGCGGTCCTCGGGCTCCCCGTCGACGACGCGACCGCGAACTTCTTCGACCTGGGCGGCGGATCGCTCGCCGCGGCCCAGCTGGTCGCCCGCATCCGGCAGCGCGATCCCGAGTTCACGGTCGCCGAGATCTACGCGCACCCCCGGTTCGGCTCGATGGCCGACGCCCTCGCGGTCCGCGTCGGCTCCCGGGAGGCCCCGAGCGACGACTACCACCGCAGCCGGCCCACCCCGCTCCGGATGCAGTGGCTCCAGACCCTGCTCGGCCTCCCCCTCCACATCCTGAGCGGTGCGCGCTGGGTGACGTACGCGCTCACGGCCTCCAGCATCCTGCACGCGGCGTCGCCGGAGTTCCGGGTGCTTCCCACCGCAGCGCCCTGGCTCCTGGTCGTCCTGCTGCTCGTCTTCGTGACGCCGTTCGGGCGGATGGCGATCTCGGTCGTCGCCGCGCGCCTCCTCCTCTCCGGGGTCCGGGCCGGCGACCACCCGCGCGGCGGCGGCGTGCACCTGCGCCTGTGGCTCGCCGAGCAGATCGCCCACCAGATCGGCGCGACGGGCCTCGCCGGCGCCCCCTGGATCAGCTACTACGCCCGAGCCCTCGGGGCCAGGATCGGGCCCGACGTCGACCTCCACGCGCTGCCCCCGGTGACCGGCATGCTCCGCATCGGCCGCGGCGCCTCCATCGAGCCGGAGGTCGACCTGTCCGGGTACTGGATCGACGGCGACGTGGTGCGGATCGGCGCTATCCGAATCGGCGCAGGATCGACGGTCGGCATGCGGTCGACGCTGCTCCCGGGCACGCGCATCGGCAAGAACGCGTCGGTCGCCCCGGGGTCGGCCGTCTTCGGCCGCGTCCGGTCGGGGCAGGAGTGGGCAGGATCGCCCGCGGCCCGCGTCGGCAGGAACCGCACCTGGTGGCCCGCCGAGCGGCCCGGCCGCTCCCGCCGGTGGCTGGTCGCCTACGGCCTGTCGTCGGTCGTGCTCTCGCTGCTGCCGGTCGCCTCGCTCGCCGCGGGAGGAGCGGTGGTCGCGACCGGCGTGGCGGGAGCCGCGACGCTCGGCGAGGCGTTCTGGCTCGCGCTGGCGCTCCTCGTGCCGGGCGTGCTCCTCGCCGGCTTCACCGCGTCGATCCTGGTGATCGCGCTCGTCCGGCTGCTCGCGCTCGGTGTCACCGAGGGGACCGTGCCGGTGCGGTCGCGGATCGGCTGGCAGGTCTGGAGCACGGAGCGACTGCTCGACCTGGCGCGCACCTTCCTCTTCCCGCTCTACTCGAGCCTGTTCACGCCGGTCTGGCTCCGGCTGCTCGGGGCCCGCGTGGGCCGCGACGTCGAGGCCTCGACGGTGCTGCTGCTGCCCGCGATGACGACGATCCGCGACGGCGCGTTCCTCGCCGACGACACGCTCGTGGCCTCGTACGAGCTCGGCGGCGGGTACCTCCGGGTGGCGCGCGCCGAGATCGGCGAGCGCGCGTTCCTCGGCAACTCGGGCATGACGGGCCCCGGGCACTCCGTGCCGCGCGACGGCCTCGTCGCGGTCCTGTCGGCGGCCCCGCGGAAGTCGAAGGCCGGGTCGTCGTGGCTCGGCTCGCCCGCGGTCCGGCTGCGGCGGACCGTGGCCGTCACCGACGCGGCCAGGACGTTCAGCCCGCCCGTAGGCATCCGGGCCGCCCGCATCCTGTGGGAGCTCGGCCGCTTCGTGCCGGTCGTCGTCACCTGCCTGATCGGTCTGGGGCTCGTCTTCGCCCTTCTCGCGCTGACGTCGGCGATCGGCGTCGGCTGGACGATCCTGGTCTCCGGCGCGGTCATGCTGGCGGTGGGCGCTGTCGCCGCCGCGGTGTCGACCGCGGCGAAGTGGGCGCTGATCGGCAGGATCCGGGTCTCGGAGAAGCCGCTCTGGTCGAGCTTCGTCTGGCGGAGCGAGGTCGCCGACGTGTTCATCGAGCTCTGCGCGGCGCCCTGGTTCGCGCAGGCCGCCTCCGGAACCCCCGCACTCGTCTGGTGGCTGCGGTCGCTCGGCGCCACGATCGGCCGGGGCGTCTGGACCGACAGCTACTGGCTGCCCGAAGCGGATCTCGTCACTCTCGGCGACGGGTCGACCGTCAATCGGGGCTGCGTCGTGCAGACGCACCTCTTTCATGATCGAATCATGAGCATGGACACCGTCACCCTCGATCCCGGCTCGACCCTGGGTCCCCACAGCGTCGTCCTCCCGGCGGCGACGATCGGGTCGCATGCGACCGTCGGCCCGGCGTCGCTCGTGATGCGCGGCGAGGGCGTCCCGGTGGGCAGCCGCTGGTCGGGCAACCCGATCGGCCCGTGGCGCGAGGTGCGCTTCGCCGACTACCACGCCACCGCGAACGCGTGATGGCCGCCGCCCCGGGGCGACGGCGGAGCTACCTCCCCGACAGTGGGAACGCCGGCTACCGCACGCTCTCGTACGACCTCGACCTCGCGTACCGCGTCGCCACCAACCGCCTCGACGGCCAGGCGACGATCCGCGCCGTGGCGACGGCCGACCTGTCCCGCATCTCGTTCGACCTGACCCGGCTCCGCGTGTCGAAGGTGCGGGTCGACGGCACCAAGGCCGCCCGCTTCACGCAGTCGGCCGCGAAGGCGGTCGTCACGCCGGCCCGACCGGTCGAGGCGGGCCAGGAGTTCGTCGTCGTGATCGACTACTCCGGTGATCCTGCGCCCCGGAACAGCCCCTGGGGCACCGTCGGCTGGGAGGAGCTCACCGACGGCGTGATCGTGGCCGCGCAGCCGAGCGGCGCGCCGACCTGGTTCCCCTGCAACGACGACCCCGCCGACAAGGCGACCTACCGCATCCGGGTCAGCACCGAGCAGCCCTACGCGGTCGTCTGCAACGGGAGCCTCGCCCGGCGCGCGACCCGCTCCGGCCGCACGACCTGGGAGTACGTGCAGCCCGAGCCGACGTCGACCTACCTCGCCACGGTGCAGATCGGCCGGTACGAGCTGGTCCCGGCGGCCCTCGCCGGCGTGCCCGGGGTGCTGGCCGGGCCGCCTGCCCTCCGCTCGCGCATCGGGCACGACTTCGGCACCCTGCCCGAGATGATGGAGTGCTTCACGGCCCGCTTCGGCGACTACCCGTTCGAGGGCTACAGCGTCGTCGTCACCGAGGACGACCTCGAGATCCCGCTCGAGGCCCAGGGCCTGGCGATCTTCGGAGCGAACCACGCCGACGGCCGCTCCGGCTCCGACCGCCTGATCGCGCACGAGCTGGCTCACCAGTGGTTCGGCAACAGCGTGGGGCTCGCGAGCTGGGGCGACATCTGGCTGAACGAGGGCTTCGCCTGCTACTCCGAGTGGATCTGGTCGGAGTACTCCGGCGGCTGGTCCGCAGCCCGGCACGCCGCCGCCGCGCACGCCCGACTCTCGAGGCTGCCGCAGGATCTCGTGGTCGGCGACCCCGGGCCCGACGACATGTTCGACGACCGCGTCTACAAGCGCGGCGCGCTCACCCTCGCGGCACTCCGGGCGAGGGTCGGCGACGACGCGTTCTTCGAGATCCTGCGCACCTGGACGACGCGGCACCGCCACGGGGTCGTGTCGACCACCGACTTCGTGGAGCTCACCGTCGAGCTGGCGGGCGACGACACCCTGCGGGAGCTGTTCACCGCCTGGCTCGACCGGCGGCCGCTGCCCGAGCTGCCGCGGTAGGTCGCGTCGTGGCACGGGTTCCGGCTCGAGACACGCGACGTAGCGCGTGACTCGGGCCGGAATGCGTGCCGCGAGACCCGCGCCGACTACCGGAGCTCGGAGGGCGGGCCCGCAGGATCGCCCGCGGCCGGGAGCCGGAGCTGCATCCAGCCGACCGAGTGCCAGGCCCCGAGCTTCCAGCCGATGTCGGGGTAGGTGCCGACCTGCTCGAACCCGAGGGCCTCGTGCAGGCCGACGCTCGCGTCGTTCGGCAGG is a genomic window of Frondihabitans peucedani containing:
- a CDS encoding Pls/PosA family non-ribosomal peptide synthetase; this encodes MSTLPETPILPERGLLRGSARTPEARTLVDVLNATVALHPEASALEDERGALSYRELAMRVRQVALALAAAGVGRGDRVGVRMPSGDRSLYVVILGVLAAGAAYVPVDADDPEERAALVFGEAGVVGVVGAGGILRRGEEAVALLAGAAPGPIGSAVILPSIAQPDDDAWIIFTSGSTGTPKGVAASHRSAAAFADAEARLFLADAEADDADVSGPLGPGDRVLAGLSVAFDASCEEMWLAWRSGACLVPAPRSLVRSGADLGPWLVLHGITVVSTVPTLAGLWPAEALDSVRLLIFGGESLPPEIVDRVATSSREVWNTYGPTEATVVTTGARVFAGEPVRIGLPLDGWDAAVVDADGHPVADGEVGELIIGGVGLARYLDPAKDAEKYAPHEGLGWERAYRSGDLVRFERDGLVFQGRADDQVKVGGRRIELGEIEAALLGLDGVGGAAAAVRKTDAGNQILVGYLAVQDPVDFDRTEALGRLREELPAALVPLLALVEGDLPTKTSGKIDRDALPWPLPQTSVDTADGGMTPDELLLAADWQAVLGLPVDDATANFFDLGGGSLAAAQLVARIRQRDPEFTVAEIYAHPRFGSMADALAVRVGSREAPSDDYHRSRPTPLRMQWLQTLLGLPLHILSGARWVTYALTASSILHAASPEFRVLPTAAPWLLVVLLLVFVTPFGRMAISVVAARLLLSGVRAGDHPRGGGVHLRLWLAEQIAHQIGATGLAGAPWISYYARALGARIGPDVDLHALPPVTGMLRIGRGASIEPEVDLSGYWIDGDVVRIGAIRIGAGSTVGMRSTLLPGTRIGKNASVAPGSAVFGRVRSGQEWAGSPAARVGRNRTWWPAERPGRSRRWLVAYGLSSVVLSLLPVASLAAGGAVVATGVAGAATLGEAFWLALALLVPGVLLAGFTASILVIALVRLLALGVTEGTVPVRSRIGWQVWSTERLLDLARTFLFPLYSSLFTPVWLRLLGARVGRDVEASTVLLLPAMTTIRDGAFLADDTLVASYELGGGYLRVARAEIGERAFLGNSGMTGPGHSVPRDGLVAVLSAAPRKSKAGSSWLGSPAVRLRRTVAVTDAARTFSPPVGIRAARILWELGRFVPVVVTCLIGLGLVFALLALTSAIGVGWTILVSGAVMLAVGAVAAAVSTAAKWALIGRIRVSEKPLWSSFVWRSEVADVFIELCAAPWFAQAASGTPALVWWLRSLGATIGRGVWTDSYWLPEADLVTLGDGSTVNRGCVVQTHLFHDRIMSMDTVTLDPGSTLGPHSVVLPAATIGSHATVGPASLVMRGEGVPVGSRWSGNPIGPWREVRFADYHATANA
- a CDS encoding M1 family metallopeptidase — its product is MAAAPGRRRSYLPDSGNAGYRTLSYDLDLAYRVATNRLDGQATIRAVATADLSRISFDLTRLRVSKVRVDGTKAARFTQSAAKAVVTPARPVEAGQEFVVVIDYSGDPAPRNSPWGTVGWEELTDGVIVAAQPSGAPTWFPCNDDPADKATYRIRVSTEQPYAVVCNGSLARRATRSGRTTWEYVQPEPTSTYLATVQIGRYELVPAALAGVPGVLAGPPALRSRIGHDFGTLPEMMECFTARFGDYPFEGYSVVVTEDDLEIPLEAQGLAIFGANHADGRSGSDRLIAHELAHQWFGNSVGLASWGDIWLNEGFACYSEWIWSEYSGGWSAARHAAAAHARLSRLPQDLVVGDPGPDDMFDDRVYKRGALTLAALRARVGDDAFFEILRTWTTRHRHGVVSTTDFVELTVELAGDDTLRELFTAWLDRRPLPELPR